TCGAAAACACCCTCCCGCAACAGTTCCTCGACCCGTCCGTCCCTGGCTGTCATGGCCGTCAGTTCGGCGCAGCACACGAAGATGACCGCCGCCTTCACAATGAATTTATAGGGCGTGCACCGGCCGATGGCTTCCTTGGCAACGCGTGACTGAGCAACGACAAACCGGGCCGGCTGGACGTTGGACCCTGAAGGGGCAAGCCTGGCCGCTTCGAGAAGCAAGTCGACGGCATCGGCCGGAATGTCCTCCTCCCGGAATCTGCGAATGCTCCGTCGTGACGCGACAACCTCTGTGAATTCCATCATAGCACCTCCAAGCATAGGGTACGCCTCATCTGGTATCGTTCCTTCCTGCATCTGTCAAACGCGGAAGTGAATTCCATCCGGTGAATCCAGGTGGTGATTTCCATCCAAATGAGCTATTCACATTCAGCACGATTGCATTTGCCGAAAAGAAAGCGGTTGTTCCCCGTGTCAACGCATCCAATGTACCGGTTAAGAAAGAAGAGAGCAAACGCATCGATGTTAAGCCGGTAGAAGTGATGGGAGACCTCAAGGATTTGAATGATTCATCCGATCATTCGAACACGCCTGATTTGACGTCTGACGCAGAAAAGAGAGCAAATGACAAAAAGGGGAAAAAGTAAGCCGATCCCAACCCCGAAACGAACGATGCATCACCGTTTCTTGGACTACTTTCTATCACTGCGCTGCTTGTCTCGACCGCATACGTCTTCGACGTGAGTCCGGCCCACTGGAACGCAGGCGGCAGGATATTCCGGAGGTGCGAGGCGGAGGAGAAGTGGCCAAAGCTCTGATCATTTCAAAGGGAATATGGCTCTGAAAGGCATCAAGGTCCGGGACAGCCGCTCCCGGGCCATTGTCAGGATCGGGAATTTCCTTGTCCGTCGCGGCATCCCCCGGGTGCAGATGACCATGATGGTGGCGGCGACAGGCCTGGCGGGCTTCCTTTTCTCCGCCGGGATGCTCCACCTGGGACTCCATTCTCTGTGGCTGCGATATCCCCTGGCCGTCCTCTTCGCCTACGGCGTTTTTCTCCTGCTCCTGCGCCTCTGGATTTATTACTGGCATCGAAGATTGTATCACCGGGAACCCTCATCAGGATCAGGCACGGACACGGTCTCCGACGATCTCCCCGTCGATCTGAATCTGCCGCTGGGCATTTCGTCAGCATCTCCGGCGGGCGCGGCTCCGGACGTGAGCGGCTTTGCCGGCGGCGATTCCGGCGGAGGAGGAGCCGAGGTCTCCCTCGCTGGGGGCGAGGCTTCTTCCGGCCGCATCCTCAACAGCCTCTCCGGAGCCACCGATTTCGATCTGGACTGTGACGAGCTGATCGTCATCATTGTGGTTGCCGCCGCCGTCCTGGCCGCCGTCCTGTCAGCCGTTTACGTCATCGTCATTGCCCCGACATTCCTGGCGGAAATCCTCCTCGACGGTGTTCTCGTTTCCGGCCTGTACCGGCACCTGAAAAAGGTGGAACAGCACTCCTGGCTGGAATCGGCCATCCGCCGCACCTGGATTCCTGTTACGGCCACCGTCTGCATCTTTCTCATCCTGGGATTTGCATTCCACGCCTATGCCCCGAAGGCGAAGTCCATCGGAGAGGTGTGGAAGCATTATCAACAGACAAACACCCTTCATTCAACTGGCACTTGACATTCATGTCCTGTATGAGAAGGACACGGGACTGCAGATAGAAGGCAATCCTCCGCTTCATCCATTCTTCAGCACGCGAACGGGATACGGGCAAAAGGAGCGGCCGATGGCGGATCTTCATTTCTCCCAGGAATTCACCGAGTCGCTGATGAATGCCGTCAGCGACGGCGTGACGGCCATCGACCGGGATCTGCGCATCATCTACCAGAATGCAATCATCCGTCGTCAATACGGATCCCGTATCGGCGAAAAATGCTTCGCCGCCTACCGCGGCCGCGTCGAGCCGTGCGAAGACTGCCTCATCCTCGACGTGCTGAAGGACGGCAAGCCGCGCACCGGAGTGCGCGACATCCGGCTGCCGGACGGAAACGTCCTGATTGTTGAATTCAAGTCGCTTCCGCTGTCCGATGCGGACGGGAACATCGTCGGCGCGGTGGAGGCGGTCAGGGACGTCACGCAGCACGTGCGTCTTGCGGACGAGTTCAGCGCGCTGCGGCGGGAGATGGTGCGCAGGGCGCAGTTCGAGAACATCGTCACCCAGTCCAAAAAGATGAAGGCCGTTTTCCGGCTGATCGAGCGGGTGGCGGCAACGTCCAGCTCCGTCATGATCTATGGAGAGTCCGGGACCGGAAAGGAGCTGGTCGCGCGGGCGATCTTCGCCAATTCCAACCGCCGGGACAAGCCCTTCGTATCCCTGAACTGCGGCGCCATTCCCGAGAACCTCCTGGAGTCCGAGCTGTTCGGCCACATAAAGGGAGCCTTCACGGGCGCGGTCCGGGATCATGTCGGACTGATCGAGACGGCGGACCAGGGAACGCTGTTTCTCGACGAGGTTGCGGAATTGCGCGCTCCCCTGCAGGCAAAGCTCCTGCGGTTCCTGCAGGAGGGGGAAACGCGGCGCGTGGGAGAAAACCGGGTCCGGAAATACAATGTGCGCATCATTGCGGCGACCAACCGCAACCTGGAGCAGGCGGTCCGCGACGGTGCTTTCCGGGAGGACCTCTTTTTCCGGCTGAACGTGATCCCCGTCTCCCTTCCCCCTTTACGGGAGCGCCCGGAAGACGTCCCCCTGCTTGCCAGTCACTTTCTGCTGCGTCTCTGCGACGAGCACGGGCGCCGGATTAACGCCATCGCGCCGCAGGCGCTCAGGGCGCTGCTGGAATATCCATGGCCCGGGAACGTGCGGGAGTTGGAGAACGCCATGGAATATGCCATCCACCTTACGGAAGACGGCGAGCCGATCCGGGTTGCCCAGCTCCCGAAGAAGATCGCCGGAAGTACGGAGACGGCGGATGACGTCCTGTTGCCCCTGTCGCTGGAAGGCTATACCAAGCACATGATCCTGTCCCTCCAGGCCGCTCACACTGAGGAGGAGATCGCCGCCACACTGGGAATCAGCCGCAAGAATCTGTGGGAAAAGCGAAAACGTCTGGGCGTCCCCCGCCCCACCCCTAACCGCTGACCCCAACCTTCCCCGATCCTGTTACCAACCGTAACACCCTGCCCCGGAAAATTTGTTACCAATCGTAACGCGCTTCGAATGATGCAGCGCAGCCCCCTTTTGCAGTTCCGTAAATAATTTATGATTATCAATATGTTACAACGATGGCGGCCTTCTCCCGGAGCCATGCCGGGACATGGCACGGGAACTGCTCTTACCGGTCTCAAAGCAAACCGAAAGGAGGTCACCCGAAACATGGAAAAGACAGAGCGCGTCATGAGCGACGGAGAAAAGATTCTGGTCGCTCTGGGGGCGGCAATCGGCGGCGGTTGTGAGAAATGCGCGGAGAATCTTCTCAAGCTCGCAGAAGGACAGGGGGTTGCCGCGGAAGAGCTGGCATCGGCATGCCGGATGGGATTCGAGGCGAAATCGGAAGCCATCCGCTCCATGAAAGAGCGGCTGGCCGGGATGTTTAAAGCCGACGGGCAAGCCGGTGAGGAGGGCCGGAAGACGGACCTGCGGAAGTGCGCGGCCATGATTCGTGCCGCGGCATTTGCCGCGGCCAACGCGGCCCCGGATGCCGCGGATGAACTGAAGCAGGCATTCAAAGAAGGAGCGGGCAAAGGGGATTTCAGGATGTGCCTGTCCATCGTCAGGACGATCCGCGAAAAGGCGGCGACATTCGCCGACCAGGACGTCCTGGAGAGGATGGAGGGCGTCATGTCCGATGGACGGAAGACGGACAAGGAGTCGGTCGGCGTGTGCTGCACGGACGGCCCCTCCTGCGCATGCAATTAAGGAGCGAGCCATGCATCGATCAAACGGGAAGGAAATGAGTGCCTGTTTTTCGGGATCCGGAGAACGGGAAGGTCGAGGGGAATGGTGCCGGCGGACCAGGCTGGGAATCCTGTTCATCATCGTCGGGACACTGTTGCTGATGGCAAAGGTCGGCTGGATTGACGGCAGCCTGTTTTTCCCGCTGACGATGATCATCGTCGGGCTGTGGATCTGCCTGACTTCCGTGATGTCGAAAAGAAAGAAGGTATCACCTTGACAAACAACAAGATGAACGGCCATCCAACCGGAAAGGAGACTACATGATTTCTCCCCGTATGCCCTGGTGGAAAGGCACCCGCGGTGAATGGTATGTCGTCGGGCAGGCCGCCCTGTTCCTGCTGGTCGCGTTCGGCCCGAGAAACGGATGGGCGCCGCCGGCCTGGCCGCATCCGTATGTGCAGGTTGGGCTCTTCCTGGGCGGCCTTCTGATGCTGGCCGGGTTCCTCCTGGTCGTGACCGGCGCAATGATGCTGGGAAGAAACATTGCGGCCGTGCCATGCCCCAAGGAGGGTGCGCCGCTGATTGTCAGCGGACCCTATTCCTTCGTGCGCCATCCCATGTACGGAGGCGCGATCATCATGGCCTTTGGGTGGGCCTTCTTCAGCCAGGGCTGCCTCACGTTTCTTTATGCCTTGATTCTGTTTGCGTTTCTGGACCTCAAAGCGCGTCGGGAAGAGCGGTGGCTTAAGGATGCCTTTTGCGGCTACGCGGAATATCGGAAGCGCGTCAAGAAGTTGATTCCCTATGTGTATTGACGTCCACCGATGAAGCGGATGTTCACCCGGGACGAGTTTTATGGACCATGCTTTTCATGCTTGACAACCACTCCATTATCATTTAAATCAGCAGCGTCTGATTCATCTGATTTTATCATATCCCGCAATCTGCGGGGGAGGTGGTTTCATGGCCAAGGCCAAGACGAATGCGAATACGGCCTGTTGCGCTTCCGAAGACAGGGAATCGAGCTGCTGCCAGATCGAATCGCTCATCAGCGTCGATGAGCGTGGCCAGATGGTTCTCCCGAAAGACATCCGCGACAGGGCAAACATCAAGGCCGGCGACAAGCTCGCCCTGATCAGCTTCCAGAAGGGCGGCGAGATCTGCTGCCTGACGCTGCTCAAGGCCGACAATCTGGCCGACCAGGTAAAGGGCTTCCTCGGCCCGGTGATGCGTGATGTCGTCTCCTGATAACAAGCTGGTATTCCTTGTCTGTCCGGAGACGGTATCATGAAGATTCCCGGGGCCGATTCATCGAGCCAGTTCGCTTTTCTTCCCATGGCGTCACCACAGGCCTGCGCCCTGGCGGATACGGATGTCCCTGTACAGGCGCCCCCCTCTCTTGATCAATCCTTTGTGATCGGGAACGTTGACGCTCCCGTGGGAAAGATTCCCCAAGTCTCTTCGCTCCTCATATGGCGCGACCGCTGGGGCTCGTTCAAGGCACGCTGGGGCGTGGGCAGGATGGACTATGCCATCGATCCGGGCCTGTATGCGCTCGGATCGCCAGACGAGGGATCTCCCGTACTCGTCACGGCCAACTACAAGATGAGCTTCGACCGCCTGCGGGAGGCCCTGCCGGGACGGAACCTCTGGATCCTCGTCCTTGACACGGACGGCATCAACGTCTGGTGCGCCGCCGGCAAGGGCACCTTCGGAACGGGGGAACTGATCCGACGCATCAAGGCGAGCGGCCTGGCCGATTGCGTGAGGCACCGCGATCTGATCCTGCCTCAACTGGGCGCCCCGGGCGTCTCCGCCCACCTGGTCCGGAAGCTGTCCGGGTTCAAAGTCCACTACGGCCCGATTCTCGCCCGGGACATTCCCGCCTATCTCGACGCCGGCATGAAAGCAACGCCCGGGATGCGGCAAAAAACGTTCCCGCTTCTGGAGCGCTCCGTACTCATTCCCATCGAACTGGTCGCGGCGATGAAGCCCGCGGTCGCGATCATCCCCGTCCTGCTGTTGATCAGCGCACTCGGCGGGAACGGGTCTTTCCTGCAGAACATGCTTCACGACGGAATCTTTTCGCTGACGGCCTTCCTGCTGGCGATTGTTTCCGGCGCAATCCTGAGCCCGATTCTTCTGCCCTATCTCCCCGGGCGCGCCTTTGCGACGAAGGGATTTTCCGTCGGTCTCTCAACAGCGATCCTCCTTCTTTATGCATGGGGATTGGACCTGGATAGTTGGCGGGACATCCTGCTCGGGGGGGCCTGGCTGCTCATGATCCCGGCATTTTCGGCCTTCCTGGCGATGAACTTCACCGGGGCATCCACCTACACGTCTCTCTCCGGGGTGAGGCGAGAAATGCGATGGGCCTTGCCGATGGAAATCGGCGCCGGCGTTTCCGGCTTTGCCGTTCTGCTGATTTCACGCTGGTTCTGAGGATATCACGATGAGTATGATCTACCTGAAAAACGTGGTGACGCTGGAAGTCGATCGGGAAAAGTGCACGGGCTGCGGCGTGTGCCTGGAGGTTTGCCCGCACGAGGTCCTTGAACTCCGCGAAAAGCGCGTCCGCATCCGGAATCGCGATGCCTGCATGGAGTGCGGCGCCTGCAGCCGGAATTGCCCCGCCGGCGCCGTGTCCGTCGAGGCGGGCGTCGGATGCGCCGCCGCCGTGATCAACGGTCTGTTGTACCGGCAAAGCGCTTCCTGCGGCTGCAGCGTCGATCCGAAGAACGCGTCCGCGGGAAAGGTCAAGGGAACCTGCTGCAGTTGATCGCGACGGCAAAACCGGCGGTATGGCCGCCGGCGCTGATCAGGCAATCGAGGGGAGAATAGAGGTCAATTCCTTCCGGTCACAGGCAAATTCATTCTTTTCATTCCAGTAGAGGGTGCATCCATTCGACAGGGCTTCCCGCAGCCGGGCTCGTGCCCTGTGAAGGCGCACTTTCGCGTTGCGGAGACTTAGCCCCAAAATTTCAGCGATTTCCTTATCCTGGTATCCCTCCAGATCACTCAACAGGATGACTGCCCGGTAGTCGGCGGGCAGCCGGTCGATGATCTCCCGGATGCACGCATTCATCTCGTACCGGATGACCTGCCCTTCCGTTGATTCATCGATCCCGCCAGCCGGGGCATTCCGAATCTCCCCGATGCTGACGGGATCATACTCCCTTGAAATGTCTTCCGTCACAGCCGGTTTCGCGTGAGCACGGAGATGGTCCAGGGCTGTGTTCGTGGCGATTTTGTATATCCACGTGGACACGCTGGCGTCACCCCGGAATTCCTGCATTCCTTTGCCGACCTTTTCAAAAACCTCCTGGGCCAGGTCTTCCGCCTCTTCCCGACCGACCATCCTGGACAGGTATCGCAGGATTTTCGGGCGCAAGGAATCATGAATCTTCCGAAAGTCCAGAGGGTCGCGAGTCACCACGTTGAGCGATTCCTCTTCATAATGGCCGTTACCCTTCACAGCACAACTCCTGCCCGATGCGTTTGCTCATGCCGCCTTTTTCACGGCGCCGATCTTCAGTTTCCCTTCGAGAATGAGTGTCTGAATGAGGGAAACACAAGCCTCTTCGTCAATCCCCAGCGCAGCGGCTATTTCCGCCGGCTCCGCAGTCTTCATCCGGTCCAGCAGCTCCAGGATCTTCTGCTCCTGGTTCCGTGACCACTGCCTGAAAGCCCCCTGCAACTCCGTCTCCCTCGGAGCCATTTGACGGCTCATCATTTCCATACAGGACCGCATCATCGAGCCCCGCATGCCCCTCCATGATCCATCCGCTCGACTCCCCGCGCTCATGGCAACCGAATTCCCGCCGGATGCCCCCGATGCGGCCATTTCTCTCATGCACCGACGGGCCGCGCCAAACATCATGATCATAAAAATGATCATGCACAGAAAGGGAATCAGGCAGAACCAGATCCACGTCTCATTTCCGTAGAAGGGCCACATGGCATTCCTCCTCTCAGCCGCAGCACCCGGTTCCCGAACAGGCAACCTTCACGGGTGCATCATTGCGGTCCGTCAAATGAGCGGCAAGGCGGTCCATGCTCGACGCGGCTCCTTTCCTGACGGCTCTTCCCGTCTCGATGGCCTCTTCCACCAGCCCGGAGTCGAGCCCCATGGATTGCGCCTTCTCGAGATGGTACTCCAGGCAGGGATGGCAATTGCACGCCACGGAAGCGCCCACTGCGATCAGCTTTTTCGTTTGTTCATCCAGTTTCATCTCCAAGACCTCCTCTGCATTTTTACCCGTTTAGACGAGCGATTGTTCCAAAAGGATACGCAGGGAGGCAATGGTCCCGCAAAATTCTATCAAGGCTTGAGTTTCGCGTACAGTCCCGTCAGTTTTGTCCGGTAGGCCGAGCGAATCGCCTCCTCATCGTCCGCAAGAGGCTTCACCGGGACGAGATTCATGACTTCCGCGGATGAAAGTCCCGAGTCGAAAAGGGTCTTCGCGGCCCCCTTCACCATCTTGTTCAGGGCCCGGGAGGCCTGCTTGGGAGACAGGCCGAAGGATTCGCCGATTTCCCGGAGCTCCTGCAACTGGAACCACAGATATGTGGGACCCATGGCCGACAGGATGGCATAGGCCTCCAGGGTCCCCTCCTCCACCTCGGGGCAGTCGCCCAGAGTCTCGAAGGTTTTCCTCAGGCCTTTCTTTTCGTCTTCATCGAAAGCGGATGCAAATGCGACGGGATTGAACCCCTTGTTGACGATCGACGGGGCATTGGGGATCATCCGGACAATCCGGGCGAACCCTCCGAGACCATTCGAGAGCTGGGCGATGGTCAGCTTCGGCGCCAGGGAGACCACGATCGAATTTTCACCGATCATCGGTCGGATGTCTCCCAGGATGCCCATGATTGCCGGCGGATGAAGGGCGATAAAGACAAGGTCCGCCTTCGCAGGCTGCTTCGGGTCCGCCCCGGCCGTTTCGATCCCGGGAAAGCGGGCCTTCAGGGCCCGGAGAATCTCTTCGCCGGCATCGCTGACAATGACCCTCTCCGGCATCCTGTCTTTCCGCTCCAGTCCTTCCAGAATAATCCGGACGATTCGCCCGCCACCGATGAAACCGAACGACCCGTGCTGACGTTTCATGGTTGTCTCTCTCCTCTCCATAGAATCGATGTTTTGCTTCAGGCAGACCGTCTTCCCCATCGGAAATACCGTCGATGTGACCCCTGCCTGTCATTTCTTCAGAATTCAGCGAGTATCCAGTCCCGGATCCCGTCCCTCACAGTACGGAAACCCGCCAGGATCTCCTCTTCCGTCCCTTTGAAGCGGGACGGGTCCGGGAAACTCTGGTGCCTCTTGTGGCCGCCACCTGGAAACACCGGGCAGGATTCGCGGGCGGAATCGCATACCGTGATCACCTCGTCAAAGGTCATGTCCCGGAATTCGTCCACGTTCCTGGAACGATGACCCTGCAGATCAATCCCGGCCTCCGCCATGGCCCGGATGGCATAGGGGTTCACCCCCCTGGGCTCCGTTCCCGCGCTGAAGGCCTCATAACGATCTCCCTTCAAGGCCCGGAGGAACCCCTCCGCCATTTGGGATCGCGATGCATTGTGTGTGCAGATGAACAGGACTTTTTTCATGCTTCCTCTCCTCCGCTCCTATCCCCCCCAGAACGGGTTACCGATGAAGTAAACCCCCAGGACAGCGATGAAAGCCCCGGCCCCCCTGCGGAACCAGGCGCCCGCCCCCTGCCAGTCCTGGTTTTCCACCACCCTCCGGACAAAGGCGCTGGAGCTTCCCGCCAGGACAATGGGCAGGCAGTGGCCGAGTGCGAACAGGACAATCATCGTCAGGCCGGCCGCGATCTCCTTCTGGATGGCGATCAGGGCCAGAATAGGGGCAATGAAGCCGAACGTGCAGGCGCCCGATAGGACACCGTAGGCAAGGCCCAGGAGAAACGCCCCGCCCATGCCGCGCAGGCGCAGGCGATGGAGGAGGCCGCTCGACGAGGAACAGGACTCGACTCCCATCATGCCGAGGGCCACCCAGATGAGGATCAGCCCCACGGGGATCTGCCAGAAACTCCCGACATCCCCAAGCATCCGTCCCAGGAAGGCACAGGCTGCACCGATCAGGGCGATGGTGATGAAGAGACCTGCCGTGAAAACGACCGCGTAACCGGCGGCCTCGCGGGGCTGGAGGAGCTTTTCCTGGCCGCCCACGTAAGCCACGATCAGGGGGATGGAGGCGAGATGGCATGGGCTGAAGAGGACACTGACCATGCCCCAGAAGAAGGCGCCCAGTGCCGCCCATGCGGGGGCGCCCGTCATCCATTCATTGATGGTCAGGAAGACGGATTCCAAGGCCATGCCCTCACTGCACGCCCATGGCCTTGAGCTGGGCCACAATCGCCTCCTCGCTCATGAAACCGAGATGCCTTGCAACCTCCTTGCCATTCCGGTCGTAGAAGATCTGTGTCGGAATCGCCTTGACGCCGAAATGCTGCGAGGCGTCCCGGTGGTAGCGTAGATCGACGAACACAATGGCCGCCTTTCCCCGGTAGCGCTTCTCCAGGCGGTCGAGGATCGGGGCCATCATCTTGCAGGGAATGCAGGTGGCGGCCCCCAGGTCCACCATCGTAACCATCCCCTTCACGGGGATCGTCATCGTGTCGGCCCCGGCAGGAGCATGGATGGCCAGGACAAGAAGAGCCGCTCCTATCCAGAGCCACACCTTTCGATACATTTTCCGGCAGTTAAACATTCTCACAAACATTGCCTCTCTCGTGGATTCTTTTCCTTCTCTTCGCAGAGATTATGACGTCAGGGCATTTCGTATCCATGCCTTGACCCGATCGATGTCCTCCCGCTTCAGGGCCTCGCCAAAGGCTTTCTCGACGCCCATCTCTGTAACGACGAAGTGGTTCATGACGGGCGCCTCGACGTGTTCCAGGATCTTCGCGGCACAGGCGACGGGGCATCCGTCCAGGACCAGCATGTCTTCGGCATCCTTCGCCGACCGTACGAAGCCGCTCCTGTGGGCCGCGATGCCAGCCAGGCAGAACAGGCGCCCCTGCCCTTCCCCTGCCAGCTCCACGGCCAGTTGATGCGTCATCTGGCCCACATTCGAAGCCCCGGCGCACCAGATGATCATGCGGTTGCTTTCCCTGCTGCAGCAGTCATCAGCCATATTCCCTCCTTTATGGTTCCGGCTCCCTGGGGATGACCAGGACAGAGCGGACATGGCGCTGGGTTACGGCATCGGCGACGCTTCCCAGCAGTGCATCCCGAATGTTGCTCTTCCCGTGGGAGGCCAGGACGATCATCGTGGCGTTTTCTTCCTCAGCCAGAAGATTGATCTCCGCAGCCGGGATCCCCGTCTTCAGGACCGTGCGGACGGTAAACCCCAGGAATTCGAGCTGGCGTTTCAATTCCGAAAGCCTGTCCACGTCGATGCGGTCGAACTCCTCCATCTTGTGCTTGAGATACGGCATTAGGAAGCGCCGGTCCTGAACGTGCAGAACGATGACTTCCTTCGCGTCCCCGACGCGGCAGTGCTGGATCCGGCGGAACGCATGAAGCGAATTGTCCGAGAAATCCGTCGGATAGAGGATTCTTGCGCAGGGATGCCGGGGCAGATAATCAGGGTCCTCCTCGACCCTGGCCTCCGGGTCTTGAAAGCGAGCGATCAGGAGCGGCGTCCGGGTACGCCGCAGGACCTTGTGCGTCACGCTTCCCAGAAGCGCTCCCCGTATGTAGCTCCTGCCGTGGGCACCCATGACGATGAGTGAGGCCCCCATGTCTTTGGCCGTATTGATGATGACCTGATCGGAGACTCCGACGATGACGTAGCGGATCAGGCGAGCGCCGGTTCTCTTTTCAATCGGCTCCGTCAGTTTCTCCAGCTGGGTATTTGCGTCCGCGATGTAGCGCTCGAGTGCGCGCTCATTCACATCGGTCCACCGAGCGGCCTTCACCGGATCGATCACGTGGAGGAAGACAGCCGTCTGAAGGCCCGCACTTTCCAGGTCCGGAATCCGGTGAACGACCCTCTCCGCATGGCGAGAGAAATCAACAGGAAACAGAATTCTTTCAAACACGCCTGTCTCCTTCCCCTTCGTCGGACGTGACACCCGCGCTATTTACTCTTCTTTTGCTTGCTCGGGTGAGAGCTGCGCACCCTCTCCGGAACGGCCTCCGCCCTGACCGGCTTCCCGGCAAACAGTGCTTCCCTGGAACGCCGCGCCGCCCAGACCAGGACCAGCATCACGGGGACCTCGATGAGCGGCCCGATGACCGTAGCCAGGGCGACAACCGGGTTGAACGCCGTGATGGCAATGGCAATGGCGATCTCGAAGTCCCGGCCCGTGGAGTTGAAGGCCACGGCGACGGAATCCTCGTAATTCAGGCCCATCTTCCAGCCCACCAGGTAGACCACGGCAAACATGATCCAGAAAAACAGCGTCATGGGAACGGCCATGTGGACGATCAGCATCGGATTTTCCAGGATCAGGTCCCCCTTGAGGGCGAACATGACGATCAGGGTGAAGAGGAGGCCGATAATCGAGAGCGAATCCAGGTAGGTCTTGAAATGCTTGAATCCCTCTTCCCCCATTTTCTTCACGGCGATCCGCCGGGTCAGGAAGCCTGCGGCGAGGGGAACGCCGAGATAGAGAAGGACGCTCTCCCCGACGACAAAGACATCGAAGGACACCTCCCCGAGGAGCAGCTTCGCGTACACGGGGATCAGGAGCATCTGGCAGATCGAGTTGATGGCCACGAGCACGATGGCGAGGGCATTGTTGCCCTGGGACAGGAAGGTGAAGACGATGACCATAGCGATGCATGGCGCCAGCCCGTACAGGACGAGGCCGACGTAAAGATCCGGATAGCCGGAGAGAAAGATCTTCGCCAGGAGGAGCATGAAGAAGGGCGCCACCAGGTAATTAAAGAACAGCACCAGGAGCAGCTGCTTCGGGGAAGTGGCCGCCTTGCCCAGGTCCTCGAACTTGACGTTCGTCATGGCCGGATACATCATCAGGAACAGGCCGATCACCACGCCCAGCGCCAGGCTGTTGGCCAAGGTGAACGAATACGTTCCCGAGAAGATCGCCTTGATGGCGTCGATGGGAGGCGTCAGGG
This window of the Syntrophales bacterium genome carries:
- a CDS encoding thioredoxin family protein gives rise to the protein MYRKVWLWIGAALLVLAIHAPAGADTMTIPVKGMVTMVDLGAATCIPCKMMAPILDRLEKRYRGKAAIVFVDLRYHRDASQHFGVKAIPTQIFYDRNGKEVARHLGFMSEEAIVAQLKAMGVQ
- a CDS encoding putative zinc-binding protein; the protein is MADDCCSRESNRMIIWCAGASNVGQMTHQLAVELAGEGQGRLFCLAGIAAHRSGFVRSAKDAEDMLVLDGCPVACAAKILEHVEAPVMNHFVVTEMGVEKAFGEALKREDIDRVKAWIRNALTS
- a CDS encoding universal stress protein: MFERILFPVDFSRHAERVVHRIPDLESAGLQTAVFLHVIDPVKAARWTDVNERALERYIADANTQLEKLTEPIEKRTGARLIRYVIVGVSDQVIINTAKDMGASLIVMGAHGRSYIRGALLGSVTHKVLRRTRTPLLIARFQDPEARVEEDPDYLPRHPCARILYPTDFSDNSLHAFRRIQHCRVGDAKEVIVLHVQDRRFLMPYLKHKMEEFDRIDVDRLSELKRQLEFLGFTVRTVLKTGIPAAEINLLAEEENATMIVLASHGKSNIRDALLGSVADAVTQRHVRSVLVIPREPEP
- a CDS encoding arsenic resistance protein; amino-acid sequence: MRKYLEKVQDFRFLPLFVIMSMAAGITIGKVYGISNFALTPPIDAIKAIFSGTYSFTLANSLALGVVIGLFLMMYPAMTNVKFEDLGKAATSPKQLLLVLFFNYLVAPFFMLLLAKIFLSGYPDLYVGLVLYGLAPCIAMVIVFTFLSQGNNALAIVLVAINSICQMLLIPVYAKLLLGEVSFDVFVVGESVLLYLGVPLAAGFLTRRIAVKKMGEEGFKHFKTYLDSLSIIGLLFTLIVMFALKGDLILENPMLIVHMAVPMTLFFWIMFAVVYLVGWKMGLNYEDSVAVAFNSTGRDFEIAIAIAITAFNPVVALATVIGPLIEVPVMLVLVWAARRSREALFAGKPVRAEAVPERVRSSHPSKQKKSK